In Alosa sapidissima isolate fAloSap1 chromosome 4, fAloSap1.pri, whole genome shotgun sequence, the following are encoded in one genomic region:
- the setd5 gene encoding histone-lysine N-methyltransferase SETD5 isoform X7, producing the protein MSIAIALGVTTPETPYADMAAGSDPESVEASPAVNQKSYSNHSCGNVQNHGYRGLPYADHNYGAPPPPTPPASPLSQTIIPRLELNGVARGRYQSPHAHAHSHAHPRPDQEHSADSETSSEEEEEEGSVPSAWCHCSLTQDGFLIKCESCRGLERRKALDGQRRKAENVSGGESSGTESGDEEVSPSTVSYTATQHTPTSITLTVNRVKRSKAKKRKKSTDKSRTTPKAKKIKAFREGSRKSMRMKNSTTEANALDENTVEGWETRIRQWTDQYEEALANQYSADVQTLLQLAKPSSPAPSPDTINRTELACNNTVLSSQMQLQVGRVTRVQKHRKILRAARDLEPDTLIIEYRGKVMLKQQFEVNGHFFKKPYPFVLFYSKFNDVEMCVDARTFGNDARFIRRSCTPNAEVRHMISEGMIHLCIYAVSQITKDSEVTIGFDYEFNSCNYKVDCACHRGNQNCPVQKHNLSPMDSLPSQPASGPALPVLPGAETRRRRARRRELEGGGAPTAGSDDSNQQPNGDAQDREHGASDAEDGLLDGMKQEEGEEGELDDNGVLISSRRSREDRAALETMERRRRRVVQGAADEPKQEPGAPEEGEVTGLSPAGPNPTSSAGTSGGVSTRRTSYATEAPVETDSKPVTAAPATPKPPPARSSKPRPKSRISRYRSGSAQRARRQRQALAQQAAEGAGGEDGAPGASQGDLGQGEGALGAGQAQDGDGYGGAGSGALGNKANLRYPKTKKYLVTEWLNDKIPERAEPEAERPLRITTDPTVLATTLNMLPGLSHASLICTAPKHYVRFGSPFTPERRRRPLAVDASYGSCKKRWIKQALDESKSSLSPEDSGVSSSSNQSNGSSYHPFKAELSAPFKKRKSKHAHEMLSSPPDSSASGSDLLLRPLSPITPPPPSDPGHSLRPALSTSCALYLGAEDEQQNGATMPYSPLTSLPTSRCNTPLQFENISSPEASPVHRPESLSPEPCLRSDFDSIRNATFPDLSMTSSLDSPVPVPEDFPAVSPSPLSLSGGGTPLTPVSTSAPGDSSTGTRSGESQAREQAFRTEFNLIYACSPLNANLGEGLGPRGPLTDRRHSQSEGSFSPAESYFGAVSGQGLLSETGAGSLSPYPEPHYGGGYPDSGTPPHPSNPPQKKKVSLLEYRKRKQGTRDTESVGSMGTPTRPSSLCPSTESPGGPRSLLQPPTSPHSSFSSPAHQAFPQIEEVSPPDLSSSSGSSAGSGPRPQEGISWIVPTTVERLREGQGVLERVLRGNLKMERALKRTDPGDHGNSRDKDADSVETDRYDLTTASPLRSPHPYSPSVYQHQPHLSEPHVTSDSSASPFRSSYSPSPSYPRPLAQDHAPQPTQSTPPTSASSSSSSSSSISSLDSSVSGTSRPVGGAVQDASYPSSSHLKASLLNSGLLSASSSPPVPRSQSHSKTDISVGGAGCGGSGLLTGGAASHASRLAQQGSGSGRGIQANSRLLSAPSSQHYPPRGAPLNQFQHPPLQGSGVRTQTGSY; encoded by the exons cccTGAGTCAGTTGAAGCGAGCCCTGCAGTGAACCAAAAGAGTTACTCCAACCACAGCTGTGGCAACGTTCAGAACCATGGCTACCGCGGACTGCCCTATGCT GATCACAACTACGGAgccccaccccctcccacccctcccGCCTCCCCACTCTCCCAGACCATCATCCCGCGGCTGGAGCTCAATGGTGTGGCTCGCGGCCGCTACCAGTCCCCTCACGCCCACGCCCACTCCCACGCCCACCCCCGACCTGACCAGGAGCACTCGGCCGACAGCGAGACCTCgtccgaggaggaggaggaggaaggtagCGTGCCCAGCGCCTGGTGCCACTGCAGCCTGACGCAAGATGGCTTCCTCATCAAGTGCGAGAGCTGCAG GGGTCTAGAGAGGAGGAAAGCATTAGACGGACAGCGCAGGAAAGCAGAGAATGTGTCCG gtggggagAGTAGTGGCACGGAGAGTGGGGACGAGGAAGTGTCGCCCTCCACGGTGTCGTACACGGCCACTCAGCACACACCCACCAGCATCACGCTCACGGTCAACCGCGTCAAGCGAAGCAAGgccaagaagaggaagaagagcacGGACAAGAGCCGCACCACACCCAAAGCCAAGAAGATTAAG GCTTTCAGAGAGGGTTCCAGAAAATCCATGAGGATGAAG AACTCCACGACGGAGGCGAATGCGCTGGACGAGAACACGGTGGAGGGCTGGGAGACGCGGATCCGCCAGTGGACAGACCAGTACGAGGAGGCCCTGGCCAACCAGTACAGCGCCGACGTGCAgacgctgctgcagctggccaaGCCCAGCTCGCCCGCCCCCTCACCCGACACCATCAATCGCACCGAGCtggcctgcaacaacaccgtGCTCAGCTCCCAGATGCAG TTGCAGGTGGGCCGAGTGACGCGTGTACAGAAGCATCGGAAGATTCTACGGGCGGCACGGGACCTTGAGCCGGACACGCTAATCATCGAGTACCGTGGCAAGGTCATGCTGAAGCAGCAGTTCGAGGTCAACGGGCATTTCTTCAAAAA GCCCTACCCATTTGTCCTGTTCTACTCCAAGTTCAATGATGTAGAGATGTGTGTGGACGCCCGCACCTTTGGGAACGACGCCCGCTTCATCAGGAGGTCCTGCACCCCCAACGCTGAG gtACGGCACATGATCTCAGAAGGGATGATCCACCTCTGCATCTATGCCGTCTCTCAGATCACCAAGGACTCCGAAGTCACCATTGGCTTCGATTACGAGTTCAACAGCTG TAATTACAAGGTGGACTGTGCATGCCACAGGGGCAACCAGAACTGCCCGGTGCAGAAGCACAACCTGAGCCCGATGGACAGCCTGCCGTCGCAGCCGGCGTCCGGTCCAGCGCTGCCCGTCCTCCCCGGTGCCGAGACCCGCCGGAGACGAGCCCGGCGGAGAGAGCTGGAGGGGGGAGGAGCCCCCACGGCCGGCTCTGACGACAGCAACCAGCAGCCCAATGGAGACGCGCAGGACCGGGAGCATGGAGCCAGCgatgcagag GATGGCCTGCTGGACGGAATGAAGcaggaagaaggagaagagggcGAACTGGACGACAACGGAGTCCTCATATCAAGCAGACGG TCCCGGGAGGACCGCGCTGCACTTGAGACCATGGAGAGGCGGAGGCGGCGTGTGGTCCAGGGGGCCGCCGATGAGCCCAAGCAGGAGCCCGGCGCcccagaggagggagaggtgaCGGGCCTGTCTCCCGCCGGCCCAAACCCCACGTCCAGCGCGGGAACCTCAGGGGGAGTCAGCACGCGACGCACCTCCTACGCAACG GAGGCCCCGGTAGAGACGGACAGTAAACCCGTGACCGCGGCACCAGCCACCCCCAAGCCCCCTCCGGCACGTTCCTCCAAGCCGCGGCCCAAGAGCCGCATCTCGCGCTACCGCTCCGGCTCGGCCCAGCGGGCGCGGCGCCAACGCCAGGCACTGGCACAGCAGGCGGCGGAGGGCGCCGGAGGGGAGGACGGAGCGCCCGGGGCCTCTCAGGGCGACCTGGGCCAGGGCGAGGGGGCGCTCGGCGCAGGACAGGCGCAGGACGGTGATGGCTACGGGGGAGCGGGCTCCGGAGCCCTGGGCAACAAGGCCAACCTGCGCTACCCCAAAACAAAGAAG TACCTGGTGACCGAGTGGCTCAACGACAAGATCCCGGAGCGGGCGGAGCCGGAGGCGGAGCGTCCGCTGCGCATCACGACAGACCCGACGGTGCTGGCCACCACGCTGAACATGCTGCCGGGCCTTAGCCACGCCTCGCTCATCTGCACCGCCCCCAAGCACTATGTGCGCTTCGGCTCGCCCTTCACCCCCGAGCGCCGACGCAGGCCCCTGGCCGTCGACGCCTCCTACGGCTCCTGCaaaaag AGGTGGATAAAGCAGGCCCTGGACGAGAGCAAGTCCTCCTTGTCCCCGGAGGATAGCGGCGTCTCCAGCTCTTCAAACCAAAGTAACGGCAGCTCCTACCACCCTTTTAAAGCCG AGTTGAGTGCGCCCTTCAAGAAACGAAAGTCCAAGCATGCGCACGAGATGTTGAGTTCGCCCCCCGACAGCAGTGCGTCCGGCAGTGACCTGTTGCTGCGGCCGCTGTCGCCCATTACGCCACCGCCACCCTCGGACCCTGGGCACTCGCTGCGGCCAGCCCTCAGCACATCCTGCGCCCTGTACCTGGGTGCCGAGGACGAGCAGCAGAACGGCGCCACCATGCCCTACTCGCCCCTCACCTCGCTGCCCACCAGCCGCTGCAACACGCCGCTGCAGTTTGAG AACATCTCATCCCCAGAGGCTTCCCCAGTACACCGGCCAGAATCTCTGTCTCCAgag CCTTGCCTGCGGTCGGACTTTGACTCCATTCGCAACGCTACCTTTCCTGACCTTTCCATGACCTCCAGCTTGGACAGTCCTGTCCCGGTGCCCGAGGACTTCCCCGCCGTCTCCCCCTCACCCCTTAGTCTCTCCGGTGGAGGGACCCCCCTCACCCCGGTGTCCACGTCCGCCCCAGGCGACTCCTCAACGGGCACGCGGTCGGGCGAGTCCCAGGCTCGAGAGCAGGCATTCAGGACAGAGTTCAATCTCATCTACGCGTGCTCTCCCCTCAACGCCAATCTAGGGGAGGGCCTTGGCCCCCGCGGCCCCCTGACGGACAGGCGGCACTCCCAGTCGGAGGGCAGCTTCTCACCTGCGGAGTCCTACTTCGGCGCCGTGAGTGGCCAGGGGCTACTCTCGGAGACGGGGGCCGGGTCACTCTCACCCTATCCAGAGCCACATTACGGGGGCGGGTACCCAGACAGTGGCACCCCCCCTCACCCCAGCAACCCTCCCCAAAAGAAGAAG gTGTCGCTGCTGGAGTACCGCAAGCGGAAACAGGGAACCCGGGACACCGAGTCCGTCGGCTCCATGGGGACCCCCACGCGTCCCAGCTCGCTGTGCCCCAGCACGGAGTCCCCTGGTGGGCCACGCTCGTTGCTGCAGCCCCCCACTTCCCCGCACAGCTCCTTCTCCTCGCCTGCACACCAGGCCTTCCCCCAGATAGAGGAGGTCAGCCCCCCGGACCTCAGCTCCAGCTCCGGCTCCAGTGCGGGCTCAGGCCCTCGGCCACAGGAAGGCATCTCCtg GATCGTGCCCACGACAGTGGAGCGCCTGAGGGAGGGCCAGGGCGTGCTGGAGAGGGTGCTCCGGGGCAACCTCAAAATGGAGCGAGCCCTCAAGAGGACTGACCCCGGTGACCATGGAAACAGCAGAGACAAAGACGCAG ACTCTGTGGAGACAGACCGGTATGACCTCACCACAGCATCACCCCTGAGAAGCCCGCACCCTTACAGCCCGTCTGTCTACCAGCAccag CCTCACCTGTCGGAGCCCCATGTGACCTCGGACAGCTCGGCCTCTCCGTTCCGCTCCTCGTACAGCCCCTCGCCGTCATACCCGCGGCCGCTCGCCCAGGACCACGCCCCGCAGCCAACCCAGAGCACCCCTCCCACCTccgcctcttcctcctcgtcctcctcatcctccatcTCGTCGCTGGACTCGTCCGTGAGCGGCACCTCCAGGCCTGTGGGTGGCGCTGTCCAGGATGCCTCATACCCCAGCAGCAGCCACCTGAAGGCCAGCCTGTTGAACAGCGGCCTGTTGTCAGCCTCGTCCAGCCCCCCGGTCCCTAGGAGCCAGTCCCACTCCAAAACAGACATCAGTGTCGGTGGTGCTGGTTGTGGTGGTAGTGGCCTACTCACCGGGGGCGCGGCGTCCCACGCCTCCAGACTTGCCCAGCAGGGCTCGGGTTCGGGCCGCGGCATTCAGGCAAACTCTCGGCTCTTGTCTGCCCCCAGCTCCCAGCACTACCCACCGCGAGGAGCGCCACTCAACCAGTTCCAGCACCCTCCCCTTCAGGGGTCAGGGGTACGGACACAGACAGGGAGCTACTAG
- the setd5 gene encoding histone-lysine N-methyltransferase SETD5 isoform X5, which yields MSIAIALGVTTPETPYADMAAGSDPESVEASPAVNQKSYSNHSCGNVQNHGYRGLPYAMQQSSVVCCQDHNYGAPPPPTPPASPLSQTIIPRLELNGVARGRYQSPHAHAHSHAHPRPDQEHSADSETSSEEEEEEGSVPSAWCHCSLTQDGFLIKCESCRGLERRKALDGQRRKAENVSGGESSGTESGDEEVSPSTVSYTATQHTPTSITLTVNRVKRSKAKKRKKSTDKSRTTPKAKKIKNSTTEANALDENTVEGWETRIRQWTDQYEEALANQYSADVQTLLQLAKPSSPAPSPDTINRTELACNNTVLSSQMQLQVGRVTRVQKHRKILRAARDLEPDTLIIEYRGKVMLKQQFEVNGHFFKKPYPFVLFYSKFNDVEMCVDARTFGNDARFIRRSCTPNAEVRHMISEGMIHLCIYAVSQITKDSEVTIGFDYEFNSCNYKVDCACHRGNQNCPVQKHNLSPMDSLPSQPASGPALPVLPGAETRRRRARRRELEGGGAPTAGSDDSNQQPNGDAQDREHGASDAEDGLLDGMKQEEGEEGELDDNGVLISSRRSREDRAALETMERRRRRVVQGAADEPKQEPGAPEEGEVTGLSPAGPNPTSSAGTSGGVSTRRTSYATEAPVETDSKPVTAAPATPKPPPARSSKPRPKSRISRYRSGSAQRARRQRQALAQQAAEGAGGEDGAPGASQGDLGQGEGALGAGQAQDGDGYGGAGSGALGNKANLRYPKTKKYLVTEWLNDKIPERAEPEAERPLRITTDPTVLATTLNMLPGLSHASLICTAPKHYVRFGSPFTPERRRRPLAVDASYGSCKKRWIKQALDESKSSLSPEDSGVSSSSNQSNGSSYHPFKAELSAPFKKRKSKHAHEMLSSPPDSSASGSDLLLRPLSPITPPPPSDPGHSLRPALSTSCALYLGAEDEQQNGATMPYSPLTSLPTSRCNTPLQFENISSPEASPVHRPESLSPEPCLRSDFDSIRNATFPDLSMTSSLDSPVPVPEDFPAVSPSPLSLSGGGTPLTPVSTSAPGDSSTGTRSGESQAREQAFRTEFNLIYACSPLNANLGEGLGPRGPLTDRRHSQSEGSFSPAESYFGAVSGQGLLSETGAGSLSPYPEPHYGGGYPDSGTPPHPSNPPQKKKRGNVITVSQLPGCQPGYQALAVRGHCKPMQNMVSLLEYRKRKQGTRDTESVGSMGTPTRPSSLCPSTESPGGPRSLLQPPTSPHSSFSSPAHQAFPQIEEVSPPDLSSSSGSSAGSGPRPQEGISWIVPTTVERLREGQGVLERVLRGNLKMERALKRTDPGDHGNSRDKDADSVETDRYDLTTASPLRSPHPYSPSVYQHQPHLSEPHVTSDSSASPFRSSYSPSPSYPRPLAQDHAPQPTQSTPPTSASSSSSSSSSISSLDSSVSGTSRPVGGAVQDASYPSSSHLKASLLNSGLLSASSSPPVPRSQSHSKTDISVGGAGCGGSGLLTGGAASHASRLAQQGSGSGRGIQANSRLLSAPSSQHYPPRGAPLNQFQHPPLQGSGVRTQTGSY from the exons cccTGAGTCAGTTGAAGCGAGCCCTGCAGTGAACCAAAAGAGTTACTCCAACCACAGCTGTGGCAACGTTCAGAACCATGGCTACCGCGGACTGCCCTATGCT ATGCAACAGTCTTCCGTTGTGTGTTGTCAGGATCACAACTACGGAgccccaccccctcccacccctcccGCCTCCCCACTCTCCCAGACCATCATCCCGCGGCTGGAGCTCAATGGTGTGGCTCGCGGCCGCTACCAGTCCCCTCACGCCCACGCCCACTCCCACGCCCACCCCCGACCTGACCAGGAGCACTCGGCCGACAGCGAGACCTCgtccgaggaggaggaggaggaaggtagCGTGCCCAGCGCCTGGTGCCACTGCAGCCTGACGCAAGATGGCTTCCTCATCAAGTGCGAGAGCTGCAG GGGTCTAGAGAGGAGGAAAGCATTAGACGGACAGCGCAGGAAAGCAGAGAATGTGTCCG gtggggagAGTAGTGGCACGGAGAGTGGGGACGAGGAAGTGTCGCCCTCCACGGTGTCGTACACGGCCACTCAGCACACACCCACCAGCATCACGCTCACGGTCAACCGCGTCAAGCGAAGCAAGgccaagaagaggaagaagagcacGGACAAGAGCCGCACCACACCCAAAGCCAAGAAGATTAAG AACTCCACGACGGAGGCGAATGCGCTGGACGAGAACACGGTGGAGGGCTGGGAGACGCGGATCCGCCAGTGGACAGACCAGTACGAGGAGGCCCTGGCCAACCAGTACAGCGCCGACGTGCAgacgctgctgcagctggccaaGCCCAGCTCGCCCGCCCCCTCACCCGACACCATCAATCGCACCGAGCtggcctgcaacaacaccgtGCTCAGCTCCCAGATGCAG TTGCAGGTGGGCCGAGTGACGCGTGTACAGAAGCATCGGAAGATTCTACGGGCGGCACGGGACCTTGAGCCGGACACGCTAATCATCGAGTACCGTGGCAAGGTCATGCTGAAGCAGCAGTTCGAGGTCAACGGGCATTTCTTCAAAAA GCCCTACCCATTTGTCCTGTTCTACTCCAAGTTCAATGATGTAGAGATGTGTGTGGACGCCCGCACCTTTGGGAACGACGCCCGCTTCATCAGGAGGTCCTGCACCCCCAACGCTGAG gtACGGCACATGATCTCAGAAGGGATGATCCACCTCTGCATCTATGCCGTCTCTCAGATCACCAAGGACTCCGAAGTCACCATTGGCTTCGATTACGAGTTCAACAGCTG TAATTACAAGGTGGACTGTGCATGCCACAGGGGCAACCAGAACTGCCCGGTGCAGAAGCACAACCTGAGCCCGATGGACAGCCTGCCGTCGCAGCCGGCGTCCGGTCCAGCGCTGCCCGTCCTCCCCGGTGCCGAGACCCGCCGGAGACGAGCCCGGCGGAGAGAGCTGGAGGGGGGAGGAGCCCCCACGGCCGGCTCTGACGACAGCAACCAGCAGCCCAATGGAGACGCGCAGGACCGGGAGCATGGAGCCAGCgatgcagag GATGGCCTGCTGGACGGAATGAAGcaggaagaaggagaagagggcGAACTGGACGACAACGGAGTCCTCATATCAAGCAGACGG TCCCGGGAGGACCGCGCTGCACTTGAGACCATGGAGAGGCGGAGGCGGCGTGTGGTCCAGGGGGCCGCCGATGAGCCCAAGCAGGAGCCCGGCGCcccagaggagggagaggtgaCGGGCCTGTCTCCCGCCGGCCCAAACCCCACGTCCAGCGCGGGAACCTCAGGGGGAGTCAGCACGCGACGCACCTCCTACGCAACG GAGGCCCCGGTAGAGACGGACAGTAAACCCGTGACCGCGGCACCAGCCACCCCCAAGCCCCCTCCGGCACGTTCCTCCAAGCCGCGGCCCAAGAGCCGCATCTCGCGCTACCGCTCCGGCTCGGCCCAGCGGGCGCGGCGCCAACGCCAGGCACTGGCACAGCAGGCGGCGGAGGGCGCCGGAGGGGAGGACGGAGCGCCCGGGGCCTCTCAGGGCGACCTGGGCCAGGGCGAGGGGGCGCTCGGCGCAGGACAGGCGCAGGACGGTGATGGCTACGGGGGAGCGGGCTCCGGAGCCCTGGGCAACAAGGCCAACCTGCGCTACCCCAAAACAAAGAAG TACCTGGTGACCGAGTGGCTCAACGACAAGATCCCGGAGCGGGCGGAGCCGGAGGCGGAGCGTCCGCTGCGCATCACGACAGACCCGACGGTGCTGGCCACCACGCTGAACATGCTGCCGGGCCTTAGCCACGCCTCGCTCATCTGCACCGCCCCCAAGCACTATGTGCGCTTCGGCTCGCCCTTCACCCCCGAGCGCCGACGCAGGCCCCTGGCCGTCGACGCCTCCTACGGCTCCTGCaaaaag AGGTGGATAAAGCAGGCCCTGGACGAGAGCAAGTCCTCCTTGTCCCCGGAGGATAGCGGCGTCTCCAGCTCTTCAAACCAAAGTAACGGCAGCTCCTACCACCCTTTTAAAGCCG AGTTGAGTGCGCCCTTCAAGAAACGAAAGTCCAAGCATGCGCACGAGATGTTGAGTTCGCCCCCCGACAGCAGTGCGTCCGGCAGTGACCTGTTGCTGCGGCCGCTGTCGCCCATTACGCCACCGCCACCCTCGGACCCTGGGCACTCGCTGCGGCCAGCCCTCAGCACATCCTGCGCCCTGTACCTGGGTGCCGAGGACGAGCAGCAGAACGGCGCCACCATGCCCTACTCGCCCCTCACCTCGCTGCCCACCAGCCGCTGCAACACGCCGCTGCAGTTTGAG AACATCTCATCCCCAGAGGCTTCCCCAGTACACCGGCCAGAATCTCTGTCTCCAgag CCTTGCCTGCGGTCGGACTTTGACTCCATTCGCAACGCTACCTTTCCTGACCTTTCCATGACCTCCAGCTTGGACAGTCCTGTCCCGGTGCCCGAGGACTTCCCCGCCGTCTCCCCCTCACCCCTTAGTCTCTCCGGTGGAGGGACCCCCCTCACCCCGGTGTCCACGTCCGCCCCAGGCGACTCCTCAACGGGCACGCGGTCGGGCGAGTCCCAGGCTCGAGAGCAGGCATTCAGGACAGAGTTCAATCTCATCTACGCGTGCTCTCCCCTCAACGCCAATCTAGGGGAGGGCCTTGGCCCCCGCGGCCCCCTGACGGACAGGCGGCACTCCCAGTCGGAGGGCAGCTTCTCACCTGCGGAGTCCTACTTCGGCGCCGTGAGTGGCCAGGGGCTACTCTCGGAGACGGGGGCCGGGTCACTCTCACCCTATCCAGAGCCACATTACGGGGGCGGGTACCCAGACAGTGGCACCCCCCCTCACCCCAGCAACCCTCCCCAAAAGAAGAAG AGGGGGAACGTGATCACCGTTAGTCAGCTGCCAGGCTGTCAGCCTGGTTACCAGGCCCTAGCTGTAAGAGGCCATTGCAAGCCTATGCAGAACATG gTGTCGCTGCTGGAGTACCGCAAGCGGAAACAGGGAACCCGGGACACCGAGTCCGTCGGCTCCATGGGGACCCCCACGCGTCCCAGCTCGCTGTGCCCCAGCACGGAGTCCCCTGGTGGGCCACGCTCGTTGCTGCAGCCCCCCACTTCCCCGCACAGCTCCTTCTCCTCGCCTGCACACCAGGCCTTCCCCCAGATAGAGGAGGTCAGCCCCCCGGACCTCAGCTCCAGCTCCGGCTCCAGTGCGGGCTCAGGCCCTCGGCCACAGGAAGGCATCTCCtg GATCGTGCCCACGACAGTGGAGCGCCTGAGGGAGGGCCAGGGCGTGCTGGAGAGGGTGCTCCGGGGCAACCTCAAAATGGAGCGAGCCCTCAAGAGGACTGACCCCGGTGACCATGGAAACAGCAGAGACAAAGACGCAG ACTCTGTGGAGACAGACCGGTATGACCTCACCACAGCATCACCCCTGAGAAGCCCGCACCCTTACAGCCCGTCTGTCTACCAGCAccag CCTCACCTGTCGGAGCCCCATGTGACCTCGGACAGCTCGGCCTCTCCGTTCCGCTCCTCGTACAGCCCCTCGCCGTCATACCCGCGGCCGCTCGCCCAGGACCACGCCCCGCAGCCAACCCAGAGCACCCCTCCCACCTccgcctcttcctcctcgtcctcctcatcctccatcTCGTCGCTGGACTCGTCCGTGAGCGGCACCTCCAGGCCTGTGGGTGGCGCTGTCCAGGATGCCTCATACCCCAGCAGCAGCCACCTGAAGGCCAGCCTGTTGAACAGCGGCCTGTTGTCAGCCTCGTCCAGCCCCCCGGTCCCTAGGAGCCAGTCCCACTCCAAAACAGACATCAGTGTCGGTGGTGCTGGTTGTGGTGGTAGTGGCCTACTCACCGGGGGCGCGGCGTCCCACGCCTCCAGACTTGCCCAGCAGGGCTCGGGTTCGGGCCGCGGCATTCAGGCAAACTCTCGGCTCTTGTCTGCCCCCAGCTCCCAGCACTACCCACCGCGAGGAGCGCCACTCAACCAGTTCCAGCACCCTCCCCTTCAGGGGTCAGGGGTACGGACACAGACAGGGAGCTACTAG